Proteins from a genomic interval of Sphingopyxis sp. QXT-31:
- a CDS encoding DUF3800 domain-containing protein: MEVGFRKSFYGDDEVIAFFDESGDETLKDPGNPTFVLGCCMVRGRDLPALRQAWLDVREQVTGHRDRQMHMRNMRLGRKRDYPVRRFFEQETFYRAGVAITDQTIFEMGEFPHKPVFGIALNLVGQLMAAVMGGRPSHGLCLIIEDNARLRPSYEAQLSTQRLSMDGISMPVSWALLDKTAEEPGLEIADFIAHSIAGFIRTERSAATKFAPRFGSIFPDLPHAKFWELNTCRFDGMRPTRQME; encoded by the coding sequence ATGGAAGTGGGGTTTCGGAAATCATTTTATGGTGATGACGAAGTCATAGCGTTCTTCGACGAATCTGGTGATGAAACACTGAAAGATCCCGGTAATCCGACATTTGTTCTGGGGTGCTGTATGGTTCGCGGTCGTGACCTTCCTGCGCTGCGGCAAGCTTGGCTAGATGTTCGAGAGCAGGTAACAGGCCATCGCGATCGTCAAATGCATATGCGAAATATGAGGCTGGGCAGAAAGCGGGATTATCCGGTTCGAAGGTTCTTTGAGCAGGAAACCTTCTACCGCGCCGGGGTTGCAATCACGGATCAAACGATTTTCGAGATGGGCGAATTCCCTCACAAACCGGTTTTTGGGATCGCGCTAAATTTGGTTGGACAACTCATGGCGGCAGTCATGGGTGGTCGCCCATCGCATGGTCTATGTCTCATCATCGAAGACAACGCACGTTTACGTCCATCCTACGAGGCACAACTATCAACTCAGCGGCTTTCGATGGATGGCATATCGATGCCGGTTAGTTGGGCATTGCTGGACAAGACGGCGGAAGAGCCGGGGCTGGAGATTGCAGATTTCATCGCACATTCAATAGCCGGTTTTATCCGAACCGAGCGTTCCGCAGCGACTAAATTCGCTCCTCGCTTCGGCTCGATTTTCCCAGATTTGCCGCACGCGAAGTTTTGGGAACTAAACACGTGTCGGTTCGATGGAATGCGCCCAACCCGGCAGATGGAGTGA